In Nocardioides sp. InS609-2, a single genomic region encodes these proteins:
- a CDS encoding alpha/beta hydrolase: MSPDPTPDLLGGPYTVETIDLDPDDEGAVVAHLVTRPAVGAARGAVLHLHGFADYFFQTEYADWWAERGYAFYGLDLRKYGRSILKHQTPNFVADLREYFPEIDEAWRLITERDGHQRVIGSAHSTGGLTLPLWVNARRVTLAGLVLNSPWFDMQGAWWLRNVGTTVVREVGRRQPKRIIPRTVTGLYTRSLHVEHEGEFDFNLDWKPVESWPVYAGWLRAIRQGHAELHRGLEVGCPALVLSSARSTTPSAMGDDVHRHDIVLDVEQIRRWAPALGRHVTSIGIADARHDVVLSLPDVRKTVYRELDTWVTAYVD, encoded by the coding sequence GTGAGCCCGGACCCGACCCCCGACCTCCTCGGCGGGCCGTACACCGTCGAGACGATCGACCTCGACCCCGACGACGAGGGCGCTGTCGTTGCGCACCTGGTGACCAGGCCGGCAGTCGGCGCCGCGCGCGGCGCCGTACTGCATCTGCACGGGTTCGCCGACTACTTCTTCCAGACCGAGTACGCCGACTGGTGGGCCGAGCGCGGCTACGCCTTCTACGGCTTGGACCTGCGCAAGTACGGCCGCTCGATCCTCAAGCACCAGACACCCAACTTCGTGGCCGACCTACGGGAGTACTTCCCCGAGATCGACGAGGCCTGGCGGCTGATCACCGAGCGCGACGGCCACCAGCGGGTGATCGGCTCGGCGCACTCGACCGGCGGGCTGACCCTGCCGCTGTGGGTCAACGCCCGGCGCGTGACGCTGGCCGGACTGGTGCTCAACTCGCCGTGGTTCGACATGCAGGGTGCGTGGTGGCTGCGCAACGTCGGCACGACCGTCGTCAGGGAGGTCGGCCGCCGCCAGCCGAAACGGATCATCCCTCGCACCGTCACGGGCCTCTACACGCGGTCGCTGCACGTCGAGCACGAGGGCGAGTTCGACTTCAACCTCGACTGGAAGCCCGTCGAGTCCTGGCCCGTGTACGCCGGATGGCTGCGCGCGATCCGGCAAGGTCATGCCGAGCTGCACCGCGGCCTGGAGGTGGGCTGCCCGGCACTGGTGCTCTCCTCGGCCCGCAGCACCACGCCCTCGGCCATGGGTGACGACGTACACCGTCACGACATCGTGCTCGACGTCGAGCAGATCCGGCGCTGGGCGCCGGCGCTCGGTCGCCACGTCACCAGCATCGGCATCGCCGATGCTCGCCACGACGTCGTGCTCTCGCTGCCCGACGTGCGCAAGACGGTCTACCGCGAGCTCGACACCTGGGTCACGGCGTACGTCGACTGA
- a CDS encoding SAV_915 family protein, with the protein MAQQTGRAGMAEVQPPVAYLPCRLDENGELDEVMMARLADGRIALMGYTALDRFFVGCGAGHPWVLWKTEELESLRALKHFDVAYLDIAMPASLRVEEDTA; encoded by the coding sequence ATGGCGCAGCAGACGGGTCGAGCGGGGATGGCCGAGGTCCAGCCGCCGGTGGCGTACCTTCCGTGCCGGCTCGACGAGAACGGCGAGCTCGACGAGGTGATGATGGCCAGGCTTGCGGACGGCCGGATCGCGTTGATGGGCTACACAGCGCTCGACCGGTTCTTCGTCGGCTGCGGTGCCGGGCACCCCTGGGTGCTGTGGAAGACCGAGGAGCTGGAGTCGTTGCGCGCGCTCAAGCACTTCGACGTCGCATATCTCGACATCGCGATGCCCGCCTCGCTGCGGGTCGAGGAGGACACCGCGTGA
- a CDS encoding DUF350 domain-containing protein yields the protein MLESLLNALGHAVVYAVLAGALLVGAYYVLDLVTPGHLGNHLRGVDETGAESVHAASRSAGLVTAAWLVSNALVLFTAIWTNGATSLGWALGWTLAFGVLGIALNALMFFVIEAVTPGSLRRIVCAPGPVRPLAYVAAASALSVGLIVCASIA from the coding sequence ATGCTGGAGTCTCTGCTCAACGCCCTCGGCCATGCCGTCGTGTACGCCGTCCTGGCCGGCGCGCTGCTCGTCGGCGCCTACTACGTGCTCGACCTGGTCACGCCCGGACACCTCGGCAACCACCTGCGCGGGGTCGACGAGACGGGCGCCGAGTCGGTGCACGCAGCGTCCCGCTCGGCGGGGCTCGTCACGGCCGCCTGGCTGGTCTCCAACGCCTTGGTGCTCTTCACCGCCATCTGGACCAACGGTGCGACCTCGCTGGGCTGGGCCCTGGGCTGGACCCTGGCGTTCGGGGTGCTGGGCATCGCGCTCAACGCGTTGATGTTCTTCGTCATCGAGGCCGTGACGCCGGGCAGCCTGCGACGCATCGTGTGCGCCCCCGGGCCCGTGCGCCCGCTGGCGTACGTCGCCGCTGCGTCGGCGCTCTCGGTCGGCCTCATCGTCTGCGCAAGCATCGCCTGA
- a CDS encoding glutathionylspermidine synthase family protein, translating to MWRHAFRPRKDWERIVTEQGLIFATTPKPDGSTVPYWNESAWYEVTLDEVDALEAATEELWAMCVDAVGHMATTMTDERLGLPEGTLRLVRASIERGDPAIYARFDLAFGGDGTIKMLEINGDTPTGLVETGVVQWRWIDDVMSDVDQWNSVHDRLVARWRELRDSGALDGDQVHFLYDLGEGEAYDGGEMEMTVHYLMDCAVQAGLKVMAHPIAHVGWNPDTRDFRDANDQPIRNAFKLYPWEEMLGEEFGRLLIDGAEPRPVHWFEPAWKVLLSTKAILPVLWERHPGHRLLLPAYFDEPRDLTDWVAKPLHGREGDGVRIHLADGTEVSMPGVYGDEGYVYQQYAPLPVYGGNYVVLGSWVVGGEAAGMLVRESDGMITDYFSRVVPHAISDGLSPDDATVQEWLAGRVSAQAPQLPAAPTASS from the coding sequence ATGTGGCGGCACGCCTTTCGCCCCCGTAAGGACTGGGAGCGCATCGTCACCGAGCAGGGTCTGATCTTCGCGACCACCCCGAAGCCGGACGGGTCGACGGTGCCTTACTGGAACGAGTCGGCGTGGTACGAGGTGACCCTGGACGAGGTCGATGCCCTCGAGGCCGCGACCGAGGAGCTGTGGGCCATGTGCGTCGACGCCGTCGGCCACATGGCGACGACAATGACCGACGAGCGCCTCGGGCTCCCCGAGGGGACGCTGCGACTCGTCCGTGCCTCGATCGAGCGCGGCGACCCCGCGATCTACGCGCGCTTCGACCTGGCCTTCGGCGGCGACGGCACGATCAAGATGCTCGAGATCAACGGTGACACCCCGACCGGGCTGGTCGAGACCGGGGTGGTCCAGTGGCGCTGGATCGACGACGTCATGTCCGATGTCGACCAGTGGAACAGCGTGCACGACCGGCTGGTCGCGCGCTGGCGCGAGCTACGCGACTCGGGCGCCCTCGACGGGGACCAGGTGCACTTCCTCTACGACCTCGGCGAAGGAGAGGCCTACGACGGCGGCGAGATGGAGATGACGGTCCACTACCTCATGGACTGTGCCGTGCAGGCCGGCCTGAAGGTGATGGCCCACCCCATCGCCCACGTGGGCTGGAACCCCGACACCCGCGACTTCCGGGACGCCAACGACCAGCCGATCCGCAACGCCTTCAAGCTCTACCCCTGGGAGGAGATGCTCGGCGAGGAGTTCGGGCGGTTGCTCATCGACGGTGCGGAGCCGAGGCCGGTGCACTGGTTCGAACCCGCCTGGAAGGTGCTGCTGAGCACCAAGGCGATCCTGCCGGTCCTGTGGGAGCGACACCCGGGGCACCGCCTGCTTCTCCCGGCCTACTTCGACGAGCCCCGGGACTTGACCGACTGGGTCGCGAAGCCCTTGCACGGCCGAGAGGGTGACGGCGTCCGCATCCATCTCGCCGACGGCACCGAGGTCTCCATGCCCGGCGTCTACGGCGACGAGGGCTACGTCTACCAGCAGTACGCTCCCCTGCCCGTCTACGGCGGCAACTACGTGGTGCTGGGCTCCTGGGTCGTCGGCGGCGAGGCCGCCGGCATGCTGGTGCGTGAGTCCGACGGGATGATCACCGACTACTTCAGCCGGGTCGTGCCCCATGCGATCAGCGACGGGTTGTCCCCCGACGACGCCACGGTGCAGGAATGGCTGGCTGGGCGCGTCTCCGCCCAGGCACCACAACTGCCGGCGGCGCCGACGGCGAGCAGCTAG
- a CDS encoding MOSC domain-containing protein — protein MIDVDLPRSDEVPELVRSFAACLASVTETPVAEVPQPAADLAGATAHWRSWLAGRGTGLVAIAKPAGFNWPGYWLAVLGDEIAVLMFGTPAGVVLSPQDPALLGAAATDLPVREGYVVCGLDPAIPSPIVPLSHLRGVVELIAVSPRATEPMYVVDRARALAGRGLEGDRYAAKAGTFTPANETARGYDLTLVEAEALDDLALLDHADARRNIVTRGIDLNALVGRRFKIGEVECLGQRLCEPCSHLERLTTKGVLRGLIHRGGLRADILTDGEIVAGDVAESVD, from the coding sequence ATGATCGACGTAGACCTACCCAGGTCGGATGAGGTGCCCGAGTTGGTGCGGTCGTTCGCAGCGTGCCTGGCCTCGGTGACAGAGACACCGGTCGCGGAGGTGCCGCAGCCGGCGGCCGACCTGGCTGGTGCGACCGCCCACTGGCGCTCCTGGCTGGCCGGTCGCGGCACCGGGTTGGTCGCGATCGCCAAGCCGGCCGGATTCAACTGGCCCGGCTACTGGTTGGCCGTGCTCGGCGACGAGATCGCGGTGCTGATGTTCGGCACGCCCGCCGGCGTCGTACTCAGCCCGCAGGACCCGGCCCTCCTGGGCGCCGCGGCCACCGATCTGCCGGTCAGGGAGGGGTACGTCGTTTGCGGCCTCGACCCGGCCATCCCTTCTCCGATCGTGCCGCTGTCGCACCTTCGTGGCGTGGTGGAGCTGATCGCGGTCTCGCCGCGGGCCACCGAACCCATGTACGTCGTCGACCGCGCGCGGGCCCTCGCCGGGCGCGGTCTGGAGGGGGACCGGTACGCCGCGAAGGCGGGCACCTTCACTCCCGCCAACGAGACGGCGCGCGGCTACGACCTGACGCTGGTCGAGGCCGAGGCGCTGGACGATCTCGCCCTGCTCGACCATGCGGACGCGCGACGCAACATCGTGACCCGCGGGATCGACCTCAACGCCCTGGTCGGCCGACGGTTCAAGATCGGCGAGGTCGAGTGTCTCGGCCAGCGCCTCTGCGAGCCATGCTCACACCTGGAACGGCTGACCACGAAAGGCGTCCTGCGCGGCCTCATCCACCGGGGCGGGCTGCGAGCCGACATCCTCACCGACGGCGAGATCGTCGCTGGGGACGTCGCCGAGAGCGTGGACTAG